The nucleotide window GCCCCCAGTACTCCTTCTCCCCGAGGTAGATGTCCAGTTCGGCGCGGCCGGTCTCCGGCTCGGCGTCGCGCAGGCGGACCAGGCCGATGAGCTTCGCGTCGGCGAGCACCTCGATGCCGAACAGCACGTCGCCGTACGCGTTGCGCGGCCGTTCCTCCAGCCGCTTGCGCACCTGGGCCAGCGGCTGGGCGTACCCGTCGCTCATCCAGCGCATCACCTCGGGGTCGTGGTTCCAGCGCCACAGCGCCTCCGCCTCCGACGGCTCCATCGCCCGCAGCCCCACCGTGTCTCCGAGCACCATGCCGGTCCGTCCTCCGTATGCCTGACGATCAGCGTTCCCGAGCCGCCAGGAGTAGCACGGGCGGTGGCAGCCGTTCAATCGGATTGCGCATCCTGCCGGGCCTCCGGTGGGATGCCCCCATGGACGGTGCGAAGGACGACGCGGCCGACGACGTGCGGCAGGCGATCGCGGGCGAGCTGCGGCTCATGGACCCGCGGGTGCGTTCCTCGCGGGAGCTCGCCGGGCGGCTCCTCGACCCGGAGTTCGTGGAGGTCGGCGGATCCGGGCGGCGGTGGACGTACGCGGCCATGCTCGACGGGTTGGCCGGCCATCCGGGCAGTTCCCCGGACGGTCCCCGCTACGAACCCTCGGACATCTCCGGCGTGCTGCTCGCACCGGGCCTGGTGCACCTGACGTTCGAGACCCTGCTCGACGGGGTCAGGACCCGGCACAGCTCGATCTGGCGCAGGCGCGACGGGCCCGCGGGCGGCGGTGACGAGGGCGGGGGCTGGCGGATGTACTACCACCAGGCCACCCGTGTGCCGCCCGGGGCGGAGTGAGACCACCCCGGTCCCGGTCCGGCCGGGACCGGCCCGGCCCCCGGCGGGGGTCCCGGCCCCGGCGGCCGCGGCCGGAGTCGGGTCTTCGCGGAGGCGTCAGCCCTTCACGGGAGGTGTCGCCGGTGCGTCCTCCAGTGCCCGCAGCGCCGGGTCCAGCACGATGTCCTCGGCCCGGGCCTCGGTCGTCGGCTCCTCCGGGAAGTGGCAGGCCGTCAGGTGGCCGGCGAGGCTGCCGGAGAGCTGCACCAGCGGGGGTTCCTCGGTCGCGCACTTGTCCTGCGCCTTCCAGCAGCGCGTACGGAAGCGGCAGCCGGACGGCGGGTGGATCGGCGAGGGGACGTCACCGGAGAGCCGGATCCGCTCCCGTTCGTGGACCTCGCCGTCGAGCGCGACCTCGGGGACGGCCGACAGCAGGGCGTGGGTGTACGGGTGACGCGGCCGGTTGTAGATGGAGTCGCGGTCGCCGACCTCCACCACCTTGCCGAGGTACATCACCGCGACGCGCTGCGTGAAGTGCCGCACGATCGCCAGGTCGTGGGCGATGAAGAGGAAGGCGATGCCCATCTCCTCCTGGACCTTCTGCAGCAGGTTGACGACCTGCGCCTGGATCGACACGTCGAGGGCCGAGACCGGCTCGTCGGCGACGATCAGCTTCGGGTTCAGGGCGAGGGCCCGGGCGACGCCGATGCGCTGGCGCTGGCCGCCGGAGAACTCGTGCGGGAAGCGGTTGTAGTGCTCGGGGTTGAGACCGACCAGCTCCAACAGCTCACGGACGCGCTTCTCGACACCGCCGGCCGGCTTGATCCCGTTGACCTCCATCGGCGACTTGACGATGGTGCCGACGGTCTGCCGCGGGTTCAGCGAGGAGTACGGGTCCTGGAAGATCATCTGGATCTCGGACCGCACGGGCGCCAGTTGGCGGCGCGAGGCGTGCGAGATGTCCTGGCCCGCGTAGGTGATCTTGCCGGCCGTCGGCTCCAGGAGCCGGGTGATGAGCCGGCCGGTCGTCGACTTGCCGCAGCCGGACTCGCCGACCAGTCCGACGCTCTCGCCGACGCCGACGGTCAGGTCGACCCCGTCGACGGCCTGCACGGCTCCGACCTTGCGTTTGATCGGGAAGCCGCCGTAGATCGGAAAGTGCTTCGTCAGACCCTCGACGGAGAGCAGCGTCTCCTTGGTCGACTCGGCGGGACCCTGCTGAACGGGGAGGGTGAGGTTGTCGCTCATGTCTCGGTTCTCCCTATCGCAGCCGGGGCTGGATCTGGTCGATGAAGATGGTCTGCTTCTGCTCGGCGGTGAGGTGGCACGCGGCGTCGCGGCCCTCGCCCAGCGAAGGACGCTCGTCGCTGCACCGGTTGCCCGGCACCTGGTCCTTGAAGGCGCAGCGCGGGTGGAAGGGGCAGCCCGGGGGCGGGTTGAGCAGCGAGGGCGGCGAGCCGGGGATGGGCGTGAGCATCTCGTGGATGTCGCCGTCCAGGCGCGGCATGGAGCTGAGCAGACCCCAGGTGTACGGGTGCTTGGGCTCGCGCAGCACCTCGCGGACGCTGCCGCGCTCCACGGCCCGGCCCGCGTACATCACGAGCAGGTCGTCGGCCATGTTCGAGATGACGCCGAGGTCGTGGGTGATGAAGATGATCGCGGTGCCGAACTCCTGCTGGAGGTCCTTCAGGAGGTCGAGGATCTGCGCCTGCACGGTCACGTCGAGCGCGGTGGTCGGCTCGTCGGCGATCAGCAGGTCGGGGTCGCACATCAGCGCCATGGCGATCATCGCGCGCTGGCGCATACCGCCGGAGAAGTGGTGCGGGTAGTCGTCGAAGCGTACCTTGGGCTGCGGGATGCCGACCTTGTCGAGCATCTGGACGGCCCGCTCCTTCGCCTCCTTCTTGGAGGCGCCGGTGTGCTTCATGTACGGCTCGGACAGCTGCCGGCCCACGGTGTAGTACGGCGACAGGGCCGTCAGCGGGTCCTGGAAGATCATCGCCATCTTGTTGCCGCGGAGCTTCTCCAGCTCCTTCTCGTGGGCGGTGACGAGCTCCTTGCCGTCGAGGACGATCTCGCCCTCGACGGTCGTGCTGAGCGGGTT belongs to Streptomyces sp. V3I8 and includes:
- a CDS encoding GNAT family N-acetyltransferase, translating into MVLGDTVGLRAMEPSEAEALWRWNHDPEVMRWMSDGYAQPLAQVRKRLEERPRNAYGDVLFGIEVLADAKLIGLVRLRDAEPETGRAELDIYLGEKEYWGRGHATDAMRTVCRYGFEKMRLHKIALTVVAENHAAHHVYRKIGFVDEGRLRQEFRRDGRWYDMFTMGLLEGELRA
- a CDS encoding nuclear transport factor 2 family protein encodes the protein MDGAKDDAADDVRQAIAGELRLMDPRVRSSRELAGRLLDPEFVEVGGSGRRWTYAAMLDGLAGHPGSSPDGPRYEPSDISGVLLAPGLVHLTFETLLDGVRTRHSSIWRRRDGPAGGGDEGGGWRMYYHQATRVPPGAE
- a CDS encoding ABC transporter ATP-binding protein yields the protein MSDNLTLPVQQGPAESTKETLLSVEGLTKHFPIYGGFPIKRKVGAVQAVDGVDLTVGVGESVGLVGESGCGKSTTGRLITRLLEPTAGKITYAGQDISHASRRQLAPVRSEIQMIFQDPYSSLNPRQTVGTIVKSPMEVNGIKPAGGVEKRVRELLELVGLNPEHYNRFPHEFSGGQRQRIGVARALALNPKLIVADEPVSALDVSIQAQVVNLLQKVQEEMGIAFLFIAHDLAIVRHFTQRVAVMYLGKVVEVGDRDSIYNRPRHPYTHALLSAVPEVALDGEVHERERIRLSGDVPSPIHPPSGCRFRTRCWKAQDKCATEEPPLVQLSGSLAGHLTACHFPEEPTTEARAEDIVLDPALRALEDAPATPPVKG
- a CDS encoding ABC transporter ATP-binding protein; its protein translation is MTTLTKTEGSPAPTGPESFLSVRDLKVQFSTEDGIVKAVDGLSFDVERGRTLGIVGESGSGKSVTNLTILGLHNPLSTTVEGEIVLDGKELVTAHEKELEKLRGNKMAMIFQDPLTALSPYYTVGRQLSEPYMKHTGASKKEAKERAVQMLDKVGIPQPKVRFDDYPHHFSGGMRQRAMIAMALMCDPDLLIADEPTTALDVTVQAQILDLLKDLQQEFGTAIIFITHDLGVISNMADDLLVMYAGRAVERGSVREVLREPKHPYTWGLLSSMPRLDGDIHEMLTPIPGSPPSLLNPPPGCPFHPRCAFKDQVPGNRCSDERPSLGEGRDAACHLTAEQKQTIFIDQIQPRLR